One Tolypothrix bouteillei VB521301 DNA window includes the following coding sequences:
- a CDS encoding CCE_0567 family metalloprotein, with the protein MAQTGSETTSIEDLKTQIKRLNSKAGQMKMDLHDLAEGLPTDYQQLMDVAAATYEIFHQLDELKQQLKKLEQGQ; encoded by the coding sequence ATGGCCCAAACTGGTAGTGAAACAACTAGTATTGAGGATTTAAAAACTCAAATAAAACGGCTCAATAGTAAAGCAGGTCAAATGAAAATGGACTTGCACGATCTAGCTGAAGGTTTGCCTACAGATTACCAACAACTGATGGATGTTGCAGCCGCTACTTATGAAATTTTTCATCAATTAGATGAACTCAAGCAACAGCTAAAAAAACTGGAGCAGGGACAATGA